In a single window of the Sediminicoccus sp. KRV36 genome:
- a CDS encoding ureidoglycolate lyase yields MTTPPKILRLMPRMATPESIAPFGTLIEPSDDGTPFGAGDADLDLSAGTPRLYIMRLRHKPLQIRGITRHARVTQCLASMKGEEWFIGLAEPGDAPEPEEIKLFRMGGDVALALHAGTWHAGPFFTAPSVDFLNLELSDTNETDHETSRLDQEHGVVIEILA; encoded by the coding sequence ATGACGACCCCGCCGAAAATCCTGCGCCTGATGCCCCGCATGGCGACGCCCGAAAGCATCGCGCCCTTCGGCACGCTGATCGAACCCAGCGATGACGGCACGCCCTTCGGCGCGGGCGACGCCGATCTCGATCTCAGCGCCGGCACGCCGCGGCTCTACATCATGCGGCTGCGCCACAAGCCGCTGCAGATCCGCGGCATCACGCGGCATGCGCGGGTGACGCAGTGCCTGGCCAGCATGAAGGGCGAGGAGTGGTTCATCGGCCTCGCCGAGCCTGGTGACGCGCCGGAGCCCGAGGAGATCAAGCTGTTCCGCATGGGTGGTGACGTGGCGCTGGCGCTGCATGCCGGCACCTGGCACGCGGGGCCTTTCTTCACCGCGCCCTCGGTGGATTTCCTGAACCTCGAACTGAGCGACACGAATGAGACGGATCACGAGACGTCGCGCCTCGATCAGGAGCATGGCGTGGTGATCGAAATCCTGGCGTGA
- a CDS encoding DUF1223 domain-containing protein codes for MQRRPLLAVLPIAAILRGRMAQARPHAILAELFTSQSCNSCPPADALLIELIRDRPEILALSFHVTYWDRLGWKDRFSLPAATERQRRYAALLREGRYAGQVYTPQLVIQGRRDAIGSERAAVLAELRQAAPAGSAEIALGLRENGVVVEVGPGSGAGMLWLIGFDPLHVTEIRSGENGGRRLAYGNVVRSIAPLGGWQGAALRQQVPRGAGERVAVLLQGADGAILAMASA; via the coding sequence ATGCAACGCCGCCCGCTGCTCGCCGTCCTGCCCATCGCCGCCATCCTGCGGGGCCGCATGGCGCAAGCGCGGCCGCATGCCATCCTGGCCGAGCTCTTCACCTCGCAATCCTGCAACTCCTGCCCGCCGGCCGATGCGCTGCTGATCGAGCTGATCCGCGACCGGCCGGAGATCCTGGCGCTCTCCTTCCACGTCACCTACTGGGACCGGCTGGGCTGGAAGGATCGTTTTTCCCTGCCGGCGGCGACCGAGAGGCAGCGGCGCTACGCCGCCCTGCTGCGCGAAGGGCGCTATGCCGGCCAGGTCTATACGCCGCAGCTGGTCATCCAGGGCCGGCGCGACGCCATCGGCTCCGAACGCGCGGCCGTGCTGGCGGAATTGCGCCAGGCGGCCCCGGCCGGCAGCGCCGAGATCGCGCTCGGTCTGCGCGAGAATGGCGTGGTGGTGGAGGTGGGGCCGGGCTCGGGCGCGGGGATGCTGTGGCTGATCGGCTTCGATCCGCTGCACGTCACCGAGATCCGCAGCGGCGAGAATGGCGGAAGGCGCCTGGCCTATGGGAATGTGGTGCGCAGCATCGCCCCCCTCGGCGGCTGGCAGGGCGCGGCCTTGCGCCAACAGGTGCCGCGTGGCGCGGGCGAGCGTGTCGCGGTGCTGCTGCAAGGCGCCGATGGGGCGATCCTGGCGATGGCCTCCGCGTAA
- the thiD gene encoding bifunctional hydroxymethylpyrimidine kinase/phosphomethylpyrimidine kinase, with product MKGRVLICAGSDSGGGAGIQADIKAVTALGGFAMTAITALTAQNTLGVQGVVGVAPEFIRRQMQSVLEDLGADAIKTGMLHDVATINAVCDEITWRAADVPLVADPVMVAKGGHRLLAQDAVETLKRRLLPLAAVITPNLPEAEELSGLAITNEAGMHQAAAALLAMGARAVLLKGGHMEGDLLVDLLVTPQGTHRYEDQRIATRHTHGTGCTLASAIAAGLAQGLALEPAVRRARAYVRAAIQGAPGFGAGHGPLDHGVTVDASRFD from the coding sequence ATGAAGGGGCGGGTCCTGATCTGCGCCGGCTCGGATTCCGGCGGGGGCGCTGGCATCCAGGCCGATATCAAGGCCGTGACGGCGCTGGGCGGCTTCGCCATGACGGCGATCACGGCGCTGACCGCGCAGAACACGCTGGGCGTGCAGGGCGTGGTGGGCGTGGCACCCGAATTCATCCGCCGGCAGATGCAATCCGTGCTGGAGGATCTGGGTGCCGATGCGATCAAGACCGGCATGCTGCATGACGTGGCGACGATCAACGCGGTGTGTGACGAAATCACCTGGCGCGCGGCGGATGTGCCGCTGGTGGCGGACCCGGTGATGGTGGCCAAGGGCGGGCACCGGCTGCTGGCGCAGGATGCGGTGGAGACGCTCAAGCGCCGCCTGCTGCCGCTCGCCGCCGTGATCACGCCCAATCTGCCCGAGGCCGAGGAACTGTCCGGCCTGGCCATCACGAATGAAGCCGGGATGCATCAAGCGGCCGCGGCGCTGCTGGCGATGGGCGCGCGGGCCGTGCTGCTCAAGGGCGGCCATATGGAGGGGGATTTGCTGGTGGACCTGCTGGTCACGCCGCAGGGCACCCATCGCTATGAGGATCAGCGCATCGCGACCCGCCATACCCATGGCACGGGCTGCACGCTGGCTTCGGCCATCGCGGCGGGACTGGCGCAGGGGCTTGCGCTGGAGCCCGCGGTGCGGCGCGCGCGGGCCTATGTGCGGGCGGCGATCCAGGGCGCGCCGGGCTTCGGCGCGGGGCATGGGCCGCTGGATCACGGCGTGACCGTGGATGCCAGCCGCTTTGACTGA
- the glmM gene encoding phosphoglucosamine mutase, which translates to MSPDTHQAPARRKLFGTDGIRGTANKAPMDAVTALRLGQAAGKYFNRGNHRHRVVIGKDTRLSGYMLEPALTAGFVSAGIDVVLVGPLPTPAIALMTRSLRADLGVMISASHNPHEDNGIKLFGPDGLKLSDEQESDIEALMAGDLSSALVTPAKLGRASRLEDAPGRYIEAVKQSFPRGLTLEGLRLVVDCAHGAAYKVAPTVLWELGAEVVSVGVAPDGFNINRGVGSTAPGPLAELVRERRADLGIALDGDADRVVLVDELGTVIDGDQILAVIADSWAREGKLKGGGLVATVMSNMGLERFLTSRNIALHRTAVGDRYVGERMRELGCNLGGEQSGHMIISDFGTTGDGLVAALQVLAVLVEEKRPASEVCRRFETLPQRLVNIRFSGVTPLKDAGVQAAIAAEEARLGTHGRVLIRASGTEPVIRVMVEAEEEEMLTESMDRLCGVIRAKLAA; encoded by the coding sequence ATGAGCCCCGATACCCACCAAGCCCCCGCGCGCCGCAAGCTGTTTGGCACGGATGGCATTCGCGGCACCGCGAACAAGGCGCCGATGGATGCGGTGACGGCGCTGCGCCTGGGCCAGGCGGCGGGCAAGTATTTCAACCGTGGCAATCATCGCCACCGCGTCGTCATCGGCAAGGATACGCGGCTTTCGGGCTATATGCTGGAACCCGCGCTGACGGCGGGCTTCGTCTCCGCCGGCATTGACGTCGTGCTGGTCGGCCCGCTGCCCACGCCCGCCATCGCGCTGATGACGCGTTCGCTGCGCGCGGATCTGGGCGTCATGATCAGCGCCTCGCACAACCCGCATGAGGATAATGGCATTAAGCTCTTTGGCCCCGATGGGCTGAAACTCTCCGACGAGCAGGAAAGCGACATCGAGGCGCTGATGGCCGGGGACCTCAGCTCGGCACTGGTCACGCCGGCCAAGCTCGGCCGCGCCTCGCGGCTGGAGGATGCGCCGGGCCGCTATATCGAGGCCGTGAAGCAGAGCTTCCCGCGCGGGCTCACGCTGGAGGGGCTGCGCCTTGTGGTCGATTGCGCGCATGGCGCGGCCTACAAGGTGGCGCCCACCGTGCTGTGGGAATTGGGCGCCGAGGTCGTCAGCGTGGGTGTGGCGCCCGATGGCTTCAACATCAACCGGGGCGTCGGTTCCACCGCGCCCGGCCCGCTCGCGGAGCTGGTGCGCGAACGCCGGGCCGATCTGGGGATTGCCCTGGATGGCGATGCGGATCGCGTGGTGCTGGTGGATGAACTCGGCACGGTGATCGACGGGGACCAGATCCTGGCCGTCATCGCCGATTCCTGGGCGCGGGAGGGCAAGCTCAAGGGCGGCGGCCTGGTCGCCACCGTGATGAGCAATATGGGGCTGGAGCGCTTCCTCACCTCGCGCAATATCGCGCTGCATCGCACCGCCGTGGGCGATCGCTATGTGGGGGAGCGGATGCGCGAACTCGGCTGCAACCTGGGCGGCGAGCAATCGGGCCACATGATCATCAGCGATTTCGGCACGACCGGCGATGGCCTGGTCGCGGCCTTGCAGGTGCTGGCCGTGCTGGTCGAGGAGAAGCGCCCCGCCAGCGAAGTGTGCCGCCGCTTCGAGACGCTGCCCCAGCGGCTGGTGAATATCCGCTTCTCGGGCGTCACACCGCTCAAGGATGCCGGCGTGCAGGCGGCGATCGCGGCCGAGGAAGCGCGCCTGGGCACGCATGGCCGCGTGCTGATCCGCGCCAGCGGGACCGAGCCCGTGATCCGCGTCATGGTCGAGGCGGAGGAGGAGGAGATGCTGACCGAATCCATGGACAGGCTCTGCGGCGTCATCCGCGCGAAGCTGGCCGCATGA
- a CDS encoding glutathione S-transferase family protein: MARQLFELVGSDPARRFSPYCWRSRMALAHKGLDAEIIPWRFTETARLAAHGGKTVPILLDGDAVVTDSWDIALHLERAHPAAAALFQGPPETYRFIAAWTDTVVSAGVARLIVSDIVALLGEADAAYFTESREKRFGMKLTQVTADREARLPEFRASLAPLRRTLGMQPFLGGAQPDYADYIVFGSFMWARVVSPFALLAEDDAVFAWHERLLDLHGGLARAVPAMTA, translated from the coding sequence ATGGCCCGCCAACTTTTCGAACTCGTCGGCAGCGATCCCGCCCGGCGCTTCAGCCCCTATTGCTGGCGCAGCCGCATGGCGCTCGCGCATAAGGGCCTTGATGCCGAGATCATCCCCTGGCGCTTCACCGAAACGGCGCGGCTGGCGGCGCATGGCGGCAAGACGGTGCCCATCCTGCTGGATGGCGATGCGGTGGTGACCGATAGCTGGGACATCGCGCTGCATCTGGAGCGCGCCCATCCCGCCGCAGCCGCTCTGTTCCAGGGGCCGCCCGAGACCTATCGCTTCATCGCCGCCTGGACCGATACGGTGGTGAGTGCCGGCGTGGCCCGGCTCATCGTCTCGGATATCGTGGCCCTGCTGGGCGAGGCGGATGCCGCCTATTTCACGGAAAGCCGCGAGAAGCGCTTCGGCATGAAGCTCACGCAGGTGACGGCGGACCGGGAGGCGCGGCTGCCGGAATTCCGCGCGAGCCTGGCGCCGCTGCGCCGCACGCTGGGGATGCAGCCCTTCCTCGGCGGGGCGCAGCCGGACTATGCCGACTACATCGTGTTCGGCAGCTTCATGTGGGCGCGCGTGGTCAGCCCCTTCGCACTTCTCGCGGAGGATGATGCGGTGTTTGCCTGGCATGAGCGCCTGCTGGACCTGCATGGCGGCCTGGCGCGCGCCGTTCCCGCGATGACGGCATAG
- the trpE gene encoding anthranilate synthase component I has protein sequence MIGFAEFRAGFAAGQSQLLWRERVADLETPVGSFLKLAHGQAHSFLLESVEGGAARGRFSAIGMAPDLIWRCRAGAAECNTQALAAPHAFEPETLPPLEALAGRIAAIRMTLPPGLPPICAGLFGYLGYDMVRQMERLPATNPDVLGIPEAVMIRPTLVAVFDHVRDALTLVTPVWADCGLDAEAAWALAQSRLDEAEAALDRPLPRPAPAARLPAPPAPTSNFTPEGYMAAVERAREYIRAGDAFQIVPSQRFSAPFALPPFALYRALRRINPAPYLTFFDFGGFATVGASPEILVSVKEGEVTIRPLAGTRRRGATPEEDLALEAELLADPKERAEHLMLLDLGRNDVGRVAAIGTVKVTAQFRIERYSQVMHIASEVRGRLRTGLSALDALQAGFPAGTLSGAPKVRAMEIIEELEPSRRGLYAGGLGYFGVDGNMDICIALRTALVKEGVLHVQAGAGVVADSDPRAEHEECIQKAKALFRAAEEAVRFAAGGR, from the coding sequence ATGATCGGCTTCGCGGAATTCCGGGCAGGCTTCGCCGCCGGGCAATCGCAGCTTCTCTGGCGTGAGCGCGTGGCCGATCTGGAAACGCCGGTCGGCAGCTTCCTCAAGCTCGCGCATGGGCAGGCGCATTCCTTCCTGCTGGAAAGCGTCGAGGGTGGCGCCGCGCGTGGGCGTTTCTCGGCCATTGGCATGGCGCCGGACCTGATCTGGCGCTGCCGTGCCGGGGCGGCCGAATGCAACACCCAGGCGCTGGCCGCGCCGCACGCCTTCGAGCCGGAAACCCTCCCGCCGCTGGAGGCGCTGGCTGGCCGCATCGCCGCCATCCGCATGACTCTGCCGCCAGGGCTGCCGCCCATCTGCGCCGGGCTGTTTGGCTATCTGGGCTATGACATGGTGCGCCAGATGGAGCGCCTGCCGGCCACCAACCCCGATGTGCTCGGCATCCCCGAGGCGGTGATGATCCGCCCAACGCTGGTCGCCGTCTTTGACCATGTGCGCGATGCGCTGACGCTGGTCACGCCCGTCTGGGCCGATTGCGGGCTGGACGCCGAGGCCGCCTGGGCGCTCGCGCAATCCCGGCTGGATGAGGCGGAAGCAGCGCTGGATCGCCCCCTGCCCCGGCCCGCACCTGCCGCGCGCCTGCCCGCCCCGCCCGCGCCCACCTCCAATTTCACGCCCGAAGGCTACATGGCCGCGGTCGAGCGCGCGCGCGAATATATCCGCGCCGGCGATGCCTTCCAGATCGTGCCAAGCCAGCGTTTCTCAGCCCCCTTCGCGCTGCCGCCCTTCGCGCTGTATCGCGCGCTGCGCCGCATCAACCCCGCCCCCTATCTGACCTTCTTCGATTTCGGTGGCTTCGCGACCGTCGGCGCCTCGCCGGAAATCCTGGTGAGCGTAAAGGAGGGCGAGGTCACCATCCGCCCGCTGGCCGGCACCCGCCGCCGCGGCGCGACGCCCGAGGAAGACCTGGCCCTGGAAGCCGAGCTGCTGGCCGATCCGAAGGAGCGCGCCGAGCATCTGATGCTGCTCGACCTTGGTCGCAATGATGTCGGCCGCGTTGCCGCCATCGGGACAGTGAAGGTGACGGCGCAATTCCGCATCGAGCGTTATTCCCAGGTGATGCACATCGCCTCGGAAGTGCGCGGCCGGCTGCGTACTGGGCTTTCCGCGCTGGATGCGTTGCAGGCGGGCTTCCCGGCCGGCACGCTGTCGGGCGCGCCCAAGGTGCGGGCGATGGAAATCATCGAGGAGCTGGAACCCTCGCGGCGCGGGCTTTACGCGGGCGGCCTCGGCTATTTCGGCGTGGATGGCAACATGGATATCTGCATCGCGCTGCGGACCGCCCTCGTGAAGGAGGGCGTCCTGCATGTCCAGGCCGGCGCCGGCGTCGTCGCCGACAGCGACCCGCGGGCCGAGCATGAGGAATGCATCCAGAAGGCCAAGGCGCTGTTCCGCGCGGCGGAAGAAGCGGTCCGCTTCGCAGCCGGCGGCCGCTGA
- a CDS encoding aminodeoxychorismate/anthranilate synthase component II, whose amino-acid sequence MLLLIDNYDSFTFNLFHFLGDLGVEPVVRRNDALTVQDVFAMRPDAVVLSPGPCTPNEAGICLPLIAACAEAKLPLLGVCLGHQAIGQNFGGTVLRAPEPVHGKVWDVLHEGRGVFAGLPSPFRATRYHSLIVERATLPAELEVTAETEDGLIMGLSHRELPIHGVQFHPESIASEHGHALLKNFLSAAKVAA is encoded by the coding sequence ATGCTCCTGCTCATCGACAATTATGACAGCTTCACCTTCAACCTGTTCCACTTCCTGGGGGACCTGGGCGTGGAGCCGGTGGTGCGCCGCAATGACGCGCTGACCGTGCAGGACGTGTTCGCCATGCGGCCCGATGCGGTGGTGCTCTCGCCCGGCCCCTGCACGCCCAATGAGGCGGGGATCTGCCTGCCGCTGATCGCCGCTTGCGCGGAGGCGAAGCTGCCCCTGCTGGGCGTCTGCCTGGGCCACCAGGCGATCGGCCAGAATTTCGGCGGGACGGTGCTGCGCGCGCCCGAGCCCGTGCACGGCAAGGTCTGGGATGTGCTGCATGAGGGGCGCGGCGTTTTCGCCGGCCTGCCCTCGCCCTTCCGCGCCACGCGCTATCACTCCCTGATCGTCGAGCGCGCCACCCTGCCCGCCGAACTCGAGGTCACGGCGGAAACGGAGGACGGCCTGATCATGGGGCTCTCGCACCGCGAATTGCCGATCCATGGCGTGCAATTCCACCCCGAAAGCATCGCCTCCGAACATGGGCACGCGCTGCTGAAGAACTTCCTGTCCGCGGCGAAGGTCGCGGCCTAG
- a CDS encoding C4-dicarboxylate ABC transporter, which yields MQPIPQARSLAHLPLPLLAIPLGLGGLGLAWRHMQLWPVSEALMALTALAWAGLLGLHLWRAFRHREAALADWRNPLRCGFVGAASIGMMLTAAGLSPYWAAGARGLLLLAITLHLAIGLALLARVLRGEGSAAMLVPPLLIPLVGNVLAPIFCAPLGLEALGWMLFGVGMLLWLGLQPLLLGRLFEAPLPPPLRPSLAILLAPSAVGALAIEALGGPLPAFLALYGLAAFTFALLLMVLRPMLGAGFALSYWAFTFPLAAFATATMKIAPGWIGLGMLAIATLVIGAIAAATLRLAFSGALLRPPLLPPR from the coding sequence GTGCAACCGATCCCGCAGGCGCGCAGCCTCGCGCATCTGCCGCTGCCGCTGCTGGCCATCCCGCTCGGGCTGGGTGGGCTGGGCCTCGCCTGGCGGCATATGCAGCTCTGGCCGGTGAGCGAGGCGCTGATGGCGCTGACGGCCCTGGCCTGGGCCGGGCTGCTCGGCCTGCATCTGTGGCGCGCCTTTCGGCACCGCGAGGCCGCGCTGGCGGATTGGCGCAACCCGCTGCGCTGCGGCTTCGTGGGGGCGGCCTCGATCGGCATGATGCTGACGGCGGCCGGCCTCTCGCCCTATTGGGCCGCGGGTGCGCGTGGCTTGCTGCTGCTGGCCATCACGCTGCATCTGGCCATTGGCCTCGCGTTGCTGGCGCGCGTGCTGCGCGGCGAGGGCAGCGCCGCCATGCTGGTGCCGCCGCTGCTGATCCCCCTGGTGGGCAATGTGCTGGCGCCGATCTTCTGCGCGCCGCTGGGGCTGGAGGCGCTGGGCTGGATGCTGTTCGGCGTCGGCATGCTGCTCTGGCTCGGCTTGCAGCCGCTGCTGCTGGGCCGCTTGTTCGAGGCGCCGCTGCCGCCGCCGCTGCGCCCCTCGCTCGCCATCCTGCTGGCGCCCAGTGCGGTGGGGGCGCTGGCCATCGAGGCGCTGGGCGGGCCGTTGCCGGCCTTCCTGGCGCTGTATGGCTTGGCCGCCTTCACCTTCGCGCTGCTGCTGATGGTGCTGCGCCCCATGCTCGGCGCCGGCTTCGCGCTGAGCTACTGGGCCTTCACCTTCCCGCTTGCCGCCTTCGCGACGGCGACGATGAAGATCGCCCCGGGCTGGATCGGCCTTGGCATGCTGGCCATCGCCACGCTGGTGATCGGCGCCATCGCGGCCGCGACGCTGCGCCTTGCCTTCAGCGGCGCCCTGCTGCGCCCCCCCCTCCTGCCCCCCCGTTGA